A region of Streptomyces halobius DNA encodes the following proteins:
- a CDS encoding SpoIIE family protein phosphatase — MDASLSTFSEGPEDPFAVRRAASVVLDPRGRVVGWSERAEEMLGYAPEEVLGRAADDVLMDFEDRGVVLAAVSACLRDQGWFGIVPVRHRAGHRVEMGCRARVVLRPDAGYEWYVVAAPAQEVIQWETDRSLLDGLFRRSPIGLAVHAPDLRILRVNRAMAKFSGVPTELHRGLRVRDFLFEADAETVEARLRQVLESGKSLIFAEQPVRILSAPGQELVASSSTFRMQDSAGRVLGVAQTVEDVTDRVQARRRLALLNEASARIGTTLDVATTARELAEVAVPDLADYVSVDLLDPVNRGEEPVPGTHGEMRRMAMRGISPEASEVMYPVGEMIPFPPQAPHLRCLAERRPVFETYRASQLPWLAEDRERAERVLSEGLHSLMVVPLAARGLVLGTIGLWRSRRLESFEDDDLTLAEEFASRAALCIDNARRYTQQHQAALTLQHSLLPAEVPGHPAAEVAHRYRPADPAAGVGGDWFDVIPLSGLRVALVVGDVVGHGTHAAVTMGRLRTAVHTLANLDLAPDEILAHLDALVDRLAVEQEATGTPSPQLIGATCLYAVYDPVSRRCTMARASHMPPVVVTPDGQVSIPDVPAGPPLGLGGLPFESAELELAEGSLLALYTDGLVESRRQDLDDGLARLRAALTAPARTLEETCTAVEEAMLPERPADDVALLIARTRALAAEKVATWELSAEPTIAAEARNLTTRQLTAWQLDEMAVTTELIVSELVTNAYRYAEGPITLRLIRHRDLICEVSDSSSTAPHMRRARTMDEGGRGLFLVAQLAQRWGTRYVRDGKTIWAEQPLRMTGPQRDGPARGVSDPRSMVWHGR; from the coding sequence ATGGACGCATCGCTGTCGACGTTCAGCGAGGGGCCGGAGGATCCCTTCGCCGTGCGTCGCGCAGCCTCGGTGGTCCTCGATCCTCGGGGGCGTGTCGTCGGGTGGAGCGAGCGGGCCGAGGAGATGCTCGGCTATGCGCCCGAGGAGGTGCTCGGCCGGGCGGCGGACGACGTCCTGATGGACTTCGAGGACCGTGGTGTCGTCCTGGCGGCGGTGTCGGCCTGCCTGCGTGACCAGGGGTGGTTCGGCATCGTGCCGGTGCGGCACCGGGCGGGTCATCGGGTGGAGATGGGGTGCCGTGCCCGGGTTGTCCTGCGGCCCGATGCCGGCTACGAGTGGTACGTCGTCGCTGCGCCGGCGCAGGAGGTGATCCAGTGGGAAACCGATCGGTCGCTCCTGGACGGGCTGTTCCGCCGCTCCCCGATCGGGCTGGCCGTTCACGCTCCGGACCTGAGGATTCTGCGGGTGAACCGGGCGATGGCGAAGTTCAGCGGGGTCCCGACCGAGCTCCACCGTGGCCTGCGCGTCCGCGACTTCCTCTTCGAGGCCGACGCGGAGACGGTGGAGGCCCGGCTGCGGCAGGTGCTGGAGTCGGGGAAGTCCTTGATCTTCGCCGAGCAGCCTGTCCGTATTCTCTCGGCCCCCGGCCAGGAGCTGGTCGCGTCGTCGTCGACGTTCCGGATGCAGGATTCGGCCGGCCGGGTCCTTGGCGTGGCGCAGACGGTCGAGGATGTGACCGACCGCGTGCAGGCCCGTCGTCGCCTGGCGCTGCTCAACGAGGCCAGCGCCCGCATCGGGACCACGCTGGACGTGGCGACCACCGCCCGTGAACTGGCCGAGGTGGCCGTGCCCGACCTGGCCGACTATGTGTCCGTGGACCTGCTGGATCCGGTGAACCGTGGCGAGGAGCCGGTTCCGGGGACGCACGGAGAGATGCGCAGAATGGCGATGCGCGGCATCTCACCGGAGGCGTCGGAGGTGATGTATCCGGTGGGCGAGATGATTCCCTTCCCGCCTCAGGCTCCGCACCTCCGGTGCCTGGCCGAGCGCCGACCGGTCTTCGAAACGTACCGGGCCAGCCAACTTCCCTGGCTGGCCGAGGACCGCGAGCGGGCCGAGCGCGTGCTCAGCGAGGGGCTCCACTCCCTGATGGTGGTGCCGCTGGCCGCGCGCGGGCTGGTGCTGGGCACGATCGGCCTGTGGCGGTCGCGACGGCTGGAGTCGTTCGAGGATGACGACCTCACCCTCGCGGAGGAATTCGCCTCCCGCGCCGCGCTGTGCATCGACAACGCCCGCCGCTACACCCAGCAGCATCAGGCGGCGCTCACCCTCCAGCACAGCCTGCTCCCCGCGGAGGTCCCCGGACACCCGGCGGCCGAGGTCGCCCACCGCTACCGGCCGGCCGACCCGGCCGCGGGCGTCGGCGGCGACTGGTTCGACGTCATTCCGCTCTCCGGTCTCCGCGTCGCCCTCGTCGTCGGAGACGTGGTCGGCCACGGCACCCACGCCGCCGTCACCATGGGGCGGCTGCGCACCGCCGTCCACACGCTGGCCAACCTCGACCTCGCGCCGGACGAGATACTCGCCCACCTCGACGCCCTCGTGGACCGCCTGGCCGTCGAGCAGGAGGCGACCGGTACGCCCTCCCCGCAGCTGATCGGTGCGACCTGCCTCTACGCGGTCTACGACCCGGTTTCCCGCCGCTGCACCATGGCCCGTGCGAGCCATATGCCGCCCGTGGTGGTCACCCCGGACGGACAGGTGAGCATCCCCGACGTCCCCGCGGGCCCGCCGCTCGGCCTGGGCGGCCTGCCGTTCGAGAGCGCGGAGCTGGAACTGGCGGAGGGCAGCCTCCTGGCCCTCTACACCGACGGCCTCGTCGAAAGCCGTCGGCAGGACCTCGACGACGGGTTGGCGCGGCTGCGTGCGGCGCTGACCGCGCCCGCCCGCACGCTGGAGGAGACCTGCACGGCGGTCGAGGAAGCGATGCTCCCCGAACGTCCGGCCGACGATGTCGCCTTGCTCATCGCCCGCACTCGCGCCCTGGCGGCGGAGAAGGTGGCCACCTGGGAGCTGTCCGCGGAGCCGACCATCGCCGCCGAGGCACGTAACCTGACCACGCGTCAGCTCACCGCATGGCAGCTGGACGAGATGGCCGTCACCACCGAACTCATCGTCAGCGAACTCGTCACCAACGCCTACCGCTATGCCGAGGGACCGATAACCCTGCGACTCATCCGTCACCGCGACCTCATCTGCGAAGTCTCCGACAGCAGCAGCACCGCCCCGCACATGCGCCGGGCCCGCACCATGGACGAGGGCGGCCGTGGCCTTTTCCTGGTCGCCCAACTCGCCCAGCGCTGGGGCACCCGGTACGTCCGCGACGGCAAGACCATCTGGGCGGAACAGCCGTTGCGGATGACTGGGCCGCAGAGGGACGGCCCGGCGCGGGGGGTGTCCGACCCCAGATCCATGGTCTGGCACGGGCGTTGA
- a CDS encoding helix-turn-helix domain-containing protein: MQPEDSAALAAPLQPHGSGGLEDLGGQGRRRRITEAERSRIIALVKQVPPGRLEVQPGGDLWAAEESGPSEWTLDALAAAARRLGIEVGRSQVRRILLAEGVRWRRTRSWTRSKDPDFAGKGRGSSASTATRPTARRSYAPTNWGR, encoded by the coding sequence TTGCAGCCAGAAGACAGTGCGGCGCTGGCTGCACCGCTTCAACCGCACGGGTCTGGCGGGCTGGAAGATCTGGGCGGCCAGGGCCGCAGGCGACGGATCACCGAGGCCGAACGGTCGCGGATCATCGCCCTGGTCAAGCAGGTGCCGCCCGGGAGGCTGGAGGTGCAGCCTGGCGGGGACCTGTGGGCGGCCGAGGAGTCGGGGCCGTCGGAGTGGACGCTGGATGCGCTGGCCGCCGCGGCGAGGCGGCTGGGGATCGAGGTCGGCCGCTCCCAGGTACGCAGGATCCTGCTGGCCGAGGGAGTGCGCTGGCGCCGCACCCGCTCCTGGACCCGCTCGAAGGACCCGGACTTCGCGGGAAAAGGACGCGGATCATCGGCCTCTACAGCGACCCGCCCGACGGCGCGACGGTCGTATGCGCCGACGAACTGGGGCCGGTGA
- a CDS encoding helix-turn-helix domain-containing protein, whose amino-acid sequence MNWSAQAIRDASRAGDYGRVVNLARTAAGVSQKQLGEACGISQSAVSRMESHGTATYNMTLLARAATHLHIPPRLVGLADHTAAHATHVDGTEVERRNFLAGAAAVATAPALAALPAHHGHSGDGQAATLRLATSAFRRMDGSTPSRHLTEPVLAHLRLTQTIASETEHEDQRARLAAVGSEAASLAGWLAWDMGDYGSARTWYGNAIKTARRAADPLLAAYQLGSLAQFEAHAGNAAQGLDLVRAARRQLGDGRPAIAEAWLCTVEALAHAAAGDSGAADTALAGAERSAERIAIEEPPPWPWVFTFSESKVAACRLSCGARLGLPNWVFGAQDAAGAVLSSRHDKQRALLILDVASGHMAAGRLDGAFALATRAVETGLRYRSGRIVERARALRRAYTSATPPKVVRDLDERLHGVYL is encoded by the coding sequence ATGAACTGGTCCGCGCAGGCGATCCGGGATGCTTCACGGGCCGGTGACTACGGTCGGGTGGTGAACCTCGCCCGTACCGCGGCCGGCGTCTCGCAGAAGCAGCTGGGCGAAGCGTGCGGGATCAGCCAGTCCGCGGTCTCCCGGATGGAAAGCCACGGGACCGCCACCTACAACATGACACTCCTGGCGAGAGCCGCCACGCACTTACACATCCCCCCGCGGCTGGTCGGACTCGCCGATCACACAGCGGCACACGCCACGCACGTGGACGGAACAGAAGTGGAACGGCGCAACTTCCTCGCAGGCGCGGCCGCAGTCGCCACCGCACCGGCGCTCGCGGCACTCCCCGCGCATCACGGGCACTCGGGCGACGGCCAGGCCGCCACGCTGCGCCTGGCCACGTCCGCCTTCCGCCGCATGGACGGCTCGACCCCTTCCCGGCACCTGACCGAGCCCGTGCTCGCGCACCTCCGCCTGACCCAGACCATCGCCAGCGAGACCGAACACGAGGACCAGCGCGCCAGGTTGGCCGCCGTCGGCAGCGAAGCGGCGAGCCTGGCCGGGTGGCTGGCCTGGGACATGGGCGACTACGGCTCCGCCCGGACTTGGTACGGCAACGCCATCAAGACCGCCCGCCGCGCCGCTGACCCGCTTCTGGCGGCCTACCAGCTGGGCAGCCTGGCCCAGTTCGAGGCACACGCCGGGAATGCTGCACAAGGGCTTGACCTTGTGCGGGCGGCGCGCAGGCAGCTCGGCGACGGTCGCCCCGCCATTGCCGAGGCATGGCTGTGCACGGTCGAAGCGCTCGCCCACGCGGCGGCCGGTGACTCCGGCGCCGCAGACACGGCGCTCGCCGGCGCAGAACGCAGCGCAGAGCGGATCGCGATCGAGGAGCCGCCGCCGTGGCCCTGGGTGTTCACCTTCAGCGAGAGCAAGGTGGCCGCGTGCCGCCTGTCCTGCGGTGCCCGACTCGGCCTGCCGAACTGGGTATTCGGGGCACAGGATGCCGCAGGGGCTGTGCTGTCTTCGAGACACGACAAACAGCGGGCGCTCCTAATACTCGACGTGGCGTCCGGTCACATGGCCGCTGGGCGGCTCGACGGCGCGTTCGCCTTGGCGACGCGCGCAGTCGAGACTGGCCTGCGTTACCGATCCGGCAGGATCGTGGAGCGGGCTCGTGCACTGCGCCGCGCGTACACATCGGCAACGCCGCCGAAGGTCGTGCGGGACCTCGACGAGCGGCTGCACGGCGTCTATCTGTGA
- a CDS encoding DUF6415 family natural product biosynthesis protein: MTTTEQPRAAEMADNIDVDRIALTIDHALAERRVLPPYEELTDLEQLLRRHIQLLLPVVQERTNGMDRGSAAWYERQAALDSVRHLVDRGMGNGLMSATVHVQELGRACRFLLDYYREVPRGASTA, from the coding sequence GTGACAACCACGGAACAGCCCAGGGCAGCCGAGATGGCCGACAACATCGACGTGGACCGCATCGCCCTGACGATCGACCACGCACTGGCCGAGCGGCGGGTCCTTCCTCCGTACGAGGAGCTGACCGACCTGGAGCAGCTGCTTCGCCGACACATCCAGCTGCTCCTGCCGGTCGTGCAGGAACGCACCAACGGCATGGACCGGGGTAGCGCGGCGTGGTACGAGCGCCAGGCCGCCCTGGACAGCGTGCGTCATCTGGTCGACCGCGGTATGGGGAATGGCTTGATGTCCGCCACGGTCCACGTCCAGGAGTTGGGGCGCGCCTGCCGCTTCCTCCTGGACTACTACCGGGAGGTGCCCCGTGGCGCTTCTACCGCCTGA
- a CDS encoding ParA family protein — protein MALLPPDLEELRSRLPAVDSLPVKGFPKQSTAVRRLRTVQHLYERAGVLAHIGFAPDEGYALTDKTSPHGVHELMMISAGRSHRPGLHDHSPAFAGALGVIASCFAAHCAERDLSPAVSWSYDPATRDRESIQGEKRFHAHLIGRTAGERAWVAEHAQPAGSLSPMRRRRIAEEASVLGALLAADCIDPDALRVLIPVPALSSPAATTSAVFTLPGGWEEFTAPGLYEDLVYVHRKLTRIYDEIIRACTLGVSGIWKRPAVDPGRVDEVRLPLTVPTRDALAHYFAALRPGVLDGIQGAGACGRQAVTHVYPLAGLAYAVTFTQAGNRLHAHVRANVFSDLGGAAVFIDSPPENPNLLIMCLAAARWLVTPVKSDGASLEDGLKDIARSFSMVKAQINPMLTLLGVVHFSSPRNARGIHKEVDERAKKILGKVSHTFQNVIGQSEKTAELARRPGYFCPVHELHERRLQGDRTIPEAASALAQDHDALTIEIFERAQMLRSAT, from the coding sequence GTGGCGCTTCTACCGCCTGATCTCGAAGAGCTTCGCTCCCGCTTACCGGCCGTCGACTCGCTGCCGGTCAAGGGCTTCCCGAAGCAGAGCACCGCGGTTCGGAGGCTGCGGACTGTCCAGCACCTCTACGAACGTGCTGGGGTTCTCGCTCACATCGGGTTCGCCCCGGATGAGGGCTACGCGCTGACCGACAAGACCAGTCCCCACGGTGTCCATGAGCTGATGATGATCTCTGCCGGACGCAGCCACCGGCCCGGCCTGCACGATCATTCCCCCGCCTTCGCGGGGGCCCTCGGAGTCATCGCGTCCTGCTTCGCCGCACACTGTGCCGAGCGCGACCTGTCCCCGGCCGTCTCGTGGAGCTACGACCCCGCCACCCGCGACCGCGAGTCCATCCAGGGCGAGAAGCGCTTCCACGCCCACCTGATCGGGCGCACCGCCGGCGAACGGGCCTGGGTCGCGGAACACGCCCAGCCCGCGGGGAGCCTGAGCCCGATGCGCCGGCGCCGCATCGCTGAGGAGGCCTCCGTACTCGGGGCGCTGCTGGCCGCCGACTGCATCGACCCCGACGCCTTGCGGGTCCTCATCCCGGTGCCCGCACTGTCCAGCCCGGCCGCGACCACCTCCGCCGTATTCACGCTTCCCGGGGGCTGGGAGGAGTTCACCGCGCCCGGCCTGTACGAAGACCTCGTGTACGTGCACCGCAAGCTGACGCGCATCTACGATGAGATCATCCGGGCCTGCACCCTGGGCGTCTCCGGAATCTGGAAACGCCCCGCCGTCGACCCCGGCCGGGTGGACGAGGTACGGCTTCCCTTGACCGTGCCCACCCGCGACGCCCTCGCCCACTACTTCGCCGCACTGCGCCCCGGCGTGCTCGATGGGATCCAGGGAGCCGGCGCCTGCGGCCGCCAGGCGGTCACGCACGTCTACCCCCTCGCGGGGCTCGCCTACGCCGTCACCTTCACCCAGGCCGGCAACCGGCTGCACGCCCACGTCCGCGCCAACGTGTTCTCCGACCTCGGCGGCGCCGCGGTCTTCATCGACAGCCCGCCGGAGAACCCGAACCTCCTCATCATGTGCCTGGCTGCGGCTCGATGGCTCGTCACGCCGGTGAAGAGTGACGGCGCCTCACTCGAGGACGGCCTCAAGGACATCGCCCGGAGCTTCAGCATGGTGAAGGCGCAGATCAACCCCATGCTGACTCTGCTGGGCGTCGTACACTTCTCCTCCCCGCGCAACGCAAGGGGCATCCACAAGGAAGTCGACGAGCGAGCCAAGAAGATCCTCGGCAAGGTCTCGCACACGTTCCAGAATGTGATCGGCCAGTCGGAAAAGACCGCCGAGCTTGCCCGTCGGCCTGGCTACTTCTGCCCTGTCCACGAGCTGCATGAGCGCCGGCTGCAGGGAGACCGCACGATCCCGGAGGCAGCCTCTGCGCTGGCCCAGGATCACGACGCCCTGACCATTGAGATCTTCGAACGAGCCCAGATGCTGAGGAGCGCTACCTGA